In the genome of Paenibacillus sp. GP183, the window TAAAATGACAAATGTGTTATTTTGAAACACACCGCTTACCGCTGCCAAAATATAAAATAAACCGGCAAATAAAAACAAGGCTAATTGCCCAAAAGCGGTTTTCTTCCGCTTGAGATAAAAACGGTGAATGCCCAAATGACCGCCGATCAGCATCAAATAAGCAATTCCAAGCGATTTCTCCGAATTTCTTAGCTCGGAATTCAGGACCATCAGTTCATTCACGGAAAGGTCATGCTTAGTCAGTTGCATTAGTATTGAACCGAAGCTGCCGGTTGGTTGATTTTGTTCAGTGTGATTTGATCCATGATGCGGTTCTCTACGGCGGAGTTATGCTCTTTCACCCATTGATGCAGTTTAAAAGCGTCTACAATCCACCAAATAAACGTGGCAATGGAGCCAATAAGCGTAATCGTTAGAATTATTTGCGCAATAGCCGAGCCAGTTTTGCCCATGTAAAAACGATGGCCTCCGATCAGTCCCAGGAAATACCACAGCACATAAGCAACGACCATGTTTTTACCTTGGCTTTTGACTTCTGAATCCAATAAAAGCAGATCTTTTGTTTCCATTTGACTTTTTCTCAACATGTTGTCCATGGTTATCCTCCTGTTAGAAAATGTAAGATACGTTCGACAAAATTATAGCAGACGAAATTATGGCTTACAATGAAAAATTTGTGGAAATATGTTTCAACCTTGTCCGAATGGGGTATATATGTGCAGGGCTTTAGCCGCTTTTGCAATACCTTAGGAGGTGTACGAATGAGCAACTCGATTCAGCTGTTAAACCGTACCGGTAAAGTAAAGCAACTGAGAGCACAAGGGCAAGTTCCAGCTGTCGTATACAGCGGCAGAATGGACAACGAGCATGTAGCTGTTGAGGAGAAACTAATCCGTGCAGCACTTAAAAGCAATCCGCATGCGATTCTGGAAGTCGTCCTGCCTTCCAAAAAAAAGCATCCCGTGCTGATTCATCAGGTTCAAAAAGACAGCTTGAGCGGAAAGCTGCTGCATATTGATTTTCTGCAAATTAATATGAAGGAGAAGCTCGATACCCCTGTAGCAGTTCATTACAGCGGGGAGAGCGTTGGCACCAAGGAAGGCGGAATCCTTCAGATTGAGATGCATGAGGTCATGGTTCGCTGTATGCCGAATAAGCTGCCGAGCTCTCTGGATATAGACATCAGCAAGCTGAATATTGGTGATAAGCTGCTAGTTTCTGACCTGGAGGTAAGCAAGGATGTGGAGATCTTGACCGATCCTGAAGCTGTTCTGGTGACCATATTAGCTGTTCAGAAGCTGGATGAGGCTCTCGAGCCTGCAGCCGAAGACGCTGGAGATGAAGCTGAAGCCGAGGAAACGGATGAAGCGAAAAGCAAGGAAAAAGTTCAATAAAATACCTAAAATATGCAGGAGAGCCTGGCTAAAAACCAACGTCGACTCCGATCAGATTAAACCGCTGCTGTATAACTAATCAAAAAGGAAAGGCAGCCTGACTGGGTTATGACCAGTCAGGCTGCCTTTCCTTTTATTTATAGTTATGTGAAGTCTGTATAGTTCCGTCTTCCCGATGAATGATGGCGCTCAGGTTGTCCTCAGAGGCTAACTTCAGAGCCTCTTTCACCGCTTTTGCTTTGGTGTCCACCACGAGCTCCGGCTCATCCGCACCTTCGGCTTTAACGGCCCACTTCCCATCAAAAGGAAGCACGTGAAGATTATTATTGTCTTCTTCCCGTTTTCTCTTTTGTTTAGCTTTACGGCTGCTGTCAGGATGGTCTTCTGCCCATTCTTTAGCCTGGGAGGTCGCAATCGCTATTGCTCGACCTTCTTCATACCCGTCCTCCAGCAGTGCATTCGCTATTTCAACCGCCTTGTTGCGCGTGCGCGGCTCAAAGTTTTTTAATGAATCAGGGTAATCACCCTTTGTCCATGGCATTCGAATCCTCTCCATTCTGTAGATGCTTATAGTTTTATTTAACCATTAGGCGTCATTTTCAACCAAAAGGTTTATAACCTTGTAGTAAGTGGTAATAAAATGGGGAAATATGAAACGAGCAGATGGGGTGATGGAATATGGATACAGAACGAATTGAACACATACGCCAGGAAGAAAAAGAATATCACGAAGATTGCTTTGAGCATTACAGATTGTATGAAAAAGGCTCCTGGCTGGACAAGCCGATCCCGATGGTTATGGAGCTGGCAGGACGCTTGGGCCAGAACCGGCCATTAGCCGTATTGGATCTGGGCTGCGGCGCAGGACGCAACAGCATTCCATTGGCACAATGGGTTAAGCCCGCTGGAGGAAAGGTCCTTTGTGTCGATCTTCTCGATAAAGCTTTGGAAAAGGTGCAGGATTACAGTGAGGAATTCCTCGTCGATGATGTGATCCAGACGCAGCAAGCGGACATTGGCGAATATCAAATACCCCGGAATGCCTTCGACTATATCGTCGCTGCTTCTTGTTTGGAGCATGTGAAAACACCTGAAGTGTTGAAACGGGTTTTATATGCTCTCGCTGATGGAACCAAAAGCGGGGGCATTAATTTTATCATGATGAATACCAACATCGAGGAAATGGATAAACAAACTGGCCGTAGACGGGAGACGCTGTTTGAGGTCGTCATCCCCAAAGAGCGGGCGCTGGAGCTGTTTCGCGCCAATTATGCGGGCTGGGAAGAACTTAAATTGACCGAGGAGCCGATGGAGCTCGAGATCAGCCGTGACGATGTCCCTGTTATATTAAAGGCGGACAGCTTGATCGTCGCTTATCGCAAGCCATGAGAAACATGTTATCTTCTTTGGTACATCACTACGGAATTGGTTTGTACGGCGATTTCAACCCAAGGCTGGCGGGAGAGCCAGTCGCATGACCCGTATCTGGAATAAATACGGCATCCCCGGACTTGGCATTGTATCACCACTCATTACCGGATCACCATTGGGAGCAGCTATCGGGATATCGTTCGGTGCGGATCCGCGTAAGCTCATTGTATGGATGACGATCGGAATCATCTTTTGGAGTGCGATTCTGACTACTGCCGCTGCGCTTGGAGTGAATGCTTTTAATTTCAGCTAGTTCCTTAAACAATGGTGTTCATCATGAATTGGATCGCCGGCCAAGATATTATATGACGATCCCGGTAAATCGAGTTAATGGCATCCGGCTTTGTGCTGACAATTCCTCTTTGTAGAATAGCTGCTTGAAAGCCTCGTTCCATTGCACCATTAGCAGTAAAAGTGACACAATATTCTGCAGCAAAGCCGGCAACGACAACAAATCCAATTTCATGCTCACGAAGCACTTGTTCCAAATTAGTTTTCCAAAACGCATTGGAGTATTCTTTCGTAATCCGGATGTCCTTTGGGCCAACTGTAATTTCCGAAATAAATTCTCTTGCTTCTGGATCCGTATCCTCATTCGATCCCTCCATGTCTTGAATATGAATGACCATTTGATCTTTCCCACGCAATAACCCTGATACATAATTGATGTGCTCACAAGCTTCCCTTACATCCAGTTTCTCCTTTGGATCATGTAAGAAAATTTTTTGCATATCAACAACCAACAATCCCATTTTCATGCCTTGTCCTCCTCCATGCTTTTTAATCCATCGAAAAAACTACTTAAGCTCGAAAGTGGCTTTTATGCCTTCAATGTCCTCCCACATAGAATTATAGTCAGCCGCCATCTTCTTATCGCTTGGGGCGACCTGTACGTCAGTTGGGGTACTTAATGTATAAATCTTGTCTCCCTTTTCTCCTATCTTTGATATATGAATATTTTTCACAAGTTCTGCCCCGTCTGTACTCCATTTCTCTTTAGACCATATTGTTATAGAAAAAAGTGTCCCGTTATTTGCTTTGTAAACAAATCTGAGATTATCTCCATTCTCTTCAACATCGTATTTCCCATTCCAACTTTTCGGGATTTTGAGAATGAAATTGTATTTAGTGTTTTCATATACCATGCTTTCGGTAGCTTTCGTCGGTTGTTGAGTCGATAGTACTGCTGCTGTACTTATAGGGGCTGTAGTTGATTCTCTGGTTGCAGTGCTCACTGGCATAATTGAAGATGAACTTGTTGGTGTTTTTGCCTCAGTATTACCACTACACCCAGAAATAACTACAAATATCAGGGTCACACCACACCAAAAAATAATTTTTTTCAAGTTGTTCATACAGAAATTCTCACCTTCATTTATTTCATATTTTAATATTTGAACGTAAGGAAGAGGAAAAAGTTTCATCCATTTCGAAATCTGGCCACTATTTATATTCCTTTACAAGAATATTCCAAATATGGTATATTATCGTTATAGAACAAGTTGCAAGACAAAAACACAAACTTGGAGGATGAATGATGGCTGAGAGCAAAATGTTGAACAACGCAGTTGCAACTGCAAATGGTCGGGAATTGACAGTGACCCGCGTCTTCCAATCACCGAGGGAGATCGTGTTCCAAACATGGACGGACCCTCGACACTTGTCACACTGGTGGGGACCGGAAGGTTTTACGATCACGACCCAAACCATGGACATCACACCTGGGGGAGAATAGAGCTTCGTGATGCACGGACCGGATGGTACCGATTATTTCAACCGGATTCGGTACATCGAAATCGTTAGTCCCGAGAGGTTAGTTTATTCCCATGGAGACCTCGATAATGAAGAGTCTTTTCAGGTAACGGTGACCATGGAGGATAAGGGTGATGCAACTGAACTAACCATGCGGGCGGTATTTCCAACGGCCGAGGAGTTGGAAGAGAACGTCAAGAAGTACGGAGCCATAGAAGGAGCCAAGTCGACTTTGGGCCGCCTGGCTGACGAGCTGGATTCATTTAAGACGACCAGTCTGGAGTTTATTCGGACCTTCAAAGCGCCACGCGATCTGGTGTTCAAGACTTGGACGGATCCAGAGCACCTGAAGCATTGGTGGGGACCACAGGGTTTTGACATCAACGTCTTCAAGTTCGATCTGCAACCGGGAGGCATCTTTCATTACAGTATGGTGAACGCGGAAGGTAACCAGATGTGGGGGAAGTTCGTTTTTCGAGAAGTTGCAGGACCGAGCAAGCTCGTCTTCGTGAATTCTTTCTCCGATGCGAAAGGAAATACTGTTCGACCTGAATTCAGCGAACTGTTTCCTATGGAAATTCTAAATATCGTAACCTTCACCGAGCAGGACGGTCATACGATCATGACCATGCGAGGCGGTCCCATTCAAGCCACAGATGAAGAGATTCAATTTTTTTATTCCATGCATCCCTCCATGCAGGAAGGCTTCGGCAATTCCTTCGGTCAGTTGGATGAATACTTGGCGAAAATGTAGTAGTGCAAAAGCCGGGCAACGCGGACAAATCCGCCTAGTTCCCGGCTTTTTCAATTGCTCAAATTTCTATTTGATCAGTTTCGGCAGGGGTTTCCCTTTTGGACGTTAACTTATCGTGTATCGCTCGCTTTTTCCGATTAAAACCCCTCCAATATTGAGCGTTTTTGATTTTCATACTGCAAATTACTCCTTGATCAAAAGCCTCTCCTCATGCATAATGATATGGCTCCATCAATCAATAGACAGGAGGCAGAAGGCCAGTGATATCCGTTCAAGGATTGAACAAATCGTTTAAGGTTGCTAAGCGTACGACCGGACTGGTGCAGGCGACAAAAGCATTATTCGTTCGCGAGCATACGGAAGTCCATGCATTAACCGATATCTCATTCAATATCCAACCAGGCGAAATCGTAGGATATATCGGGCCGAATGGCGCAGGGAAATCGACCACCATCAAGATAATGAGTGGTATTCTGGTCCCTGACAGCGGAACATGCCGCATTATGGGATACACCCCATGGAAGGAACGAGTTCCATATGTGAAGCACATCGGTGTAGTGTTCGGACAACGAACGCAGCTATGGTGGGATGTCCCCGTGATGGACTCATTCGAACTGCTGCGGGATATTTACAAGGTTCCGCACGCAGAGTACAAAGCCAATTTAGACTTAATTGTAGAAACATTGGATTTACAAAACCTCATTCACACCCCTGTTCGACAGCTAAGCTTGGGCCAAAGGATGCGATGTGAAATCGCGGCTTCCCTGCTCCACAGCCCCCAGATCCTATTTCTGGATGAACCTACCATTGGGCTCGATGCCATCTCCAAGATCGCCGTAAGACAATTCATCAAAACCATCAACAAGGAAAAAGGCGTCACCATCATTCTCACCACACACGATATGAACGATATTGAAGCTCTTGCTGGTCGCATTCTTCTGATCGGTAACGGAAGCTTGTTGTACGACGGCAGCTTGAATGCCATACGCAGCCGCTTCCACACCCGCAAAACCATCGCAATCGATTATCGCGAAACAACCGACCCGCTCCTGCTTCCAGGTACCCAAGTCCTGTCTTGGTCAGCGGAAAGAGCTGTGCTAAGTGTCGATACGGAGCAGGTCATGATCTCGGATATCATCTCTCAGCTTTCCTCTCGGTTGGAGCTCCTTGATGTTGCCGTAGAGGCGCAGCCGATTGAAGAGATCATCGTCCAACTCTACAAGGAGTACCGCATATGATAACGCCCTATTGGTCCGTATTGAAGCTTCGCCTGCTGAATGGCATGCAGTATCGGTCGGCCGCCTTGGCAGGAATCGCGACTCAATTTTTCTTCGGGTTTATCTTCATCATGATCTTCGAGGCCTTCTACAACCAGACTTCAGGTCAGGCTCCCATGACGCTTCAAGAGCTTGCCACGTACACATGGCTCAGACAAGCCTTGCTTGCATTTGTTGCCTTATGGTTTCGCGACAATGAGTTTTTTCAATTGATTACCACAGGCAATATCGCTTATGAATTATGTCGTCCCACTGGCATTTATCCATTCTGGTACTCCAAGCTTATCGCTTCACGCATAGCAAGTGCTCTGCTGCGCTGTTTTCCCATTCTGATCATTGTTTTTTTCTTGCCTGAGCCCTATAAGCTGGGATTGCCGCCAAACCTTCCAACCTTTCTACTATTTTTAGCCGCTGTTATGATAGGCTTACTTCTGCTGGTGGCGATCTCCATGTTAATCTACATATCGGTATTCTGGACTCTGTCGCCAATGGGCTCCATGCTGATCTTTGGGGTATGTGGAGAATTTTTCGCGGGCATGATTATCCCAATCCCATTGATGCCAACTTGGATGCAATCCATCTCTTATGCACTGCCTTTTCACTTAACCCTGGATTTCCCATTCCGCCTGTATTCGGGCAATATTCCGCCGAATGAAGCGCTTTTCGGAATGTGTACACAGATTGGATGGCTCATCTTTGTGGTGATCGTAGGCAAATTTCTGCTAAGCAAGGGATTGCGAAGAGTCGTCGTACAGGGAGGGTGAGAAGAAATGATTCTGTATTTCAAATATTTGCTGATCCTGATCAAATCCCAGATGCAATATCG includes:
- a CDS encoding 50S ribosomal protein L25, which translates into the protein MSNSIQLLNRTGKVKQLRAQGQVPAVVYSGRMDNEHVAVEEKLIRAALKSNPHAILEVVLPSKKKHPVLIHQVQKDSLSGKLLHIDFLQINMKEKLDTPVAVHYSGESVGTKEGGILQIEMHEVMVRCMPNKLPSSLDIDISKLNIGDKLLVSDLEVSKDVEILTDPEAVLVTILAVQKLDEALEPAAEDAGDEAEAEETDEAKSKEKVQ
- a CDS encoding ATP-binding cassette domain-containing protein, whose amino-acid sequence is MISVQGLNKSFKVAKRTTGLVQATKALFVREHTEVHALTDISFNIQPGEIVGYIGPNGAGKSTTIKIMSGILVPDSGTCRIMGYTPWKERVPYVKHIGVVFGQRTQLWWDVPVMDSFELLRDIYKVPHAEYKANLDLIVETLDLQNLIHTPVRQLSLGQRMRCEIAASLLHSPQILFLDEPTIGLDAISKIAVRQFIKTINKEKGVTIILTTHDMNDIEALAGRILLIGNGSLLYDGSLNAIRSRFHTRKTIAIDYRETTDPLLLPGTQVLSWSAERAVLSVDTEQVMISDIISQLSSRLELLDVAVEAQPIEEIIVQLYKEYRI
- a CDS encoding ABC transporter permease gives rise to the protein MITPYWSVLKLRLLNGMQYRSAALAGIATQFFFGFIFIMIFEAFYNQTSGQAPMTLQELATYTWLRQALLAFVALWFRDNEFFQLITTGNIAYELCRPTGIYPFWYSKLIASRIASALLRCFPILIIVFFLPEPYKLGLPPNLPTFLLFLAAVMIGLLLLVAISMLIYISVFWTLSPMGSMLIFGVCGEFFAGMIIPIPLMPTWMQSISYALPFHLTLDFPFRLYSGNIPPNEALFGMCTQIGWLIFVVIVGKFLLSKGLRRVVVQGG
- a CDS encoding isochorismatase family protein, with protein sequence MKMGLLVVDMQKIFLHDPKEKLDVREACEHINYVSGLLRGKDQMVIHIQDMEGSNEDTDPEAREFISEITVGPKDIRITKEYSNAFWKTNLEQVLREHEIGFVVVAGFAAEYCVTFTANGAMERGFQAAILQRGIVSTKPDAINSIYRDRHIISWPAIQFMMNTIV
- a CDS encoding SRPBCC domain-containing protein — encoded protein: MGRLADELDSFKTTSLEFIRTFKAPRDLVFKTWTDPEHLKHWWGPQGFDINVFKFDLQPGGIFHYSMVNAEGNQMWGKFVFREVAGPSKLVFVNSFSDAKGNTVRPEFSELFPMEILNIVTFTEQDGHTIMTMRGGPIQATDEEIQFFYSMHPSMQEGFGNSFGQLDEYLAKM
- a CDS encoding TM2 domain-containing protein; its protein translation is MNELMVLNSELRNSEKSLGIAYLMLIGGHLGIHRFYLKRKKTAFGQLALFLFAGLFYILAAVSGVFQNNTFVILCFLLTALAAIALAIWIIVDLFLLPGMVNAWNTQVEQQLISRIAQFRNQQQS
- a CDS encoding DUF2188 domain-containing protein, whose amino-acid sequence is MPWTKGDYPDSLKNFEPRTRNKAVEIANALLEDGYEEGRAIAIATSQAKEWAEDHPDSSRKAKQKRKREEDNNNLHVLPFDGKWAVKAEGADEPELVVDTKAKAVKEALKLASEDNLSAIIHREDGTIQTSHNYK
- a CDS encoding class I SAM-dependent methyltransferase is translated as MDTERIEHIRQEEKEYHEDCFEHYRLYEKGSWLDKPIPMVMELAGRLGQNRPLAVLDLGCGAGRNSIPLAQWVKPAGGKVLCVDLLDKALEKVQDYSEEFLVDDVIQTQQADIGEYQIPRNAFDYIVAASCLEHVKTPEVLKRVLYALADGTKSGGINFIMMNTNIEEMDKQTGRRRETLFEVVIPKERALELFRANYAGWEELKLTEEPMELEISRDDVPVILKADSLIVAYRKP
- a CDS encoding TM2 domain-containing protein; protein product: MDNMLRKSQMETKDLLLLDSEVKSQGKNMVVAYVLWYFLGLIGGHRFYMGKTGSAIAQIILTITLIGSIATFIWWIVDAFKLHQWVKEHNSAVENRIMDQITLNKINQPAASVQY